A genomic stretch from Candidatus Thiothrix anitrata includes:
- a CDS encoding response regulator transcription factor translates to MSHTILIADDEPNIVISLEYLLKREGFNVLVARDGEEALDTITREQPHLVLLDVMMPKKTGLEVCQSVRANAACNQVLILMLTAKGRDTDISKGLALGANAYMIKPFSTKELVQKVRALLETGV, encoded by the coding sequence ATGAGCCATACCATTTTGATTGCGGATGACGAACCGAATATCGTGATTTCGCTGGAATACTTGTTGAAGCGCGAAGGTTTCAATGTGTTAGTGGCACGTGATGGGGAGGAGGCACTCGATACCATTACGCGTGAACAACCCCACTTGGTGTTACTGGATGTCATGATGCCCAAGAAAACTGGGCTGGAAGTTTGCCAAAGTGTGCGGGCTAATGCAGCCTGCAATCAGGTGTTGATCCTCATGTTAACCGCGAAGGGACGTGATACTGATATATCCAAAGGTCTGGCTTTGGGTGCGAACGCCTACATGATTAAACCGTTTTCTACCAAAGAACTGGTACAAAAAGTCAGAGCGTTGCTGGAGACGGGCGTATGA
- the egtB gene encoding ergothioneine biosynthesis protein EgtB has translation MTAALASEYQRIRHTSAAICAPLARDDYQLQSIVETSPPKWHLGHVTWFFETFLLQAFVKNYQPFHADYNYLFNSYYQTVGSMQPRAERGLMSRPTVEEVYAYRAAIDERMANLLTDADPSQAQAIAARVTLGLHHEQQHQELLYMDIKHNFWRNPLRPIYLPKTLPVREAAPLTWETREGGLLESGFDGDSFAYDNERPQHKVWIEPHRLASRLTTNAEYLAFIQDGGYQRADLWLADGWHHVKQHGWQAPLYWEQRDGQWYEFTLHGFEPLNLAAPVAHTSYYEADAFARWSGKRLPLEAELEHQLRELPITGHFTDSNTFHPQPGTGQHYGSLWEWTASPYTAYPRFKPLEGSMGEYNGKFMCNQWVLRGGACITPPDHIRPTYRNFFYPHDRWQFSGIRLAEDV, from the coding sequence ATGACTGCTGCCCTAGCTTCGGAATACCAACGCATCCGCCACACCAGCGCGGCGATTTGCGCCCCGCTTGCCCGTGACGATTACCAGTTGCAAAGCATTGTCGAAACCAGCCCCCCGAAATGGCATTTAGGGCATGTAACCTGGTTTTTTGAAACCTTTTTGCTGCAAGCGTTTGTGAAAAATTACCAACCGTTTCACGCCGACTACAACTACCTGTTCAATTCGTATTACCAAACCGTTGGCTCAATGCAACCCCGCGCCGAACGCGGCTTAATGTCACGCCCGACGGTGGAAGAAGTCTACGCCTACCGCGCTGCGATTGATGAGCGCATGGCGAATTTGCTGACCGACGCTGACCCCAGCCAAGCACAGGCAATCGCCGCACGGGTCACACTCGGCTTGCACCACGAACAGCAACACCAAGAACTGCTGTACATGGATATTAAACACAACTTCTGGCGCAATCCATTGCGCCCGATTTACCTACCCAAAACCTTACCGGTGCGCGAAGCCGCCCCGCTAACATGGGAAACCCGCGAAGGTGGTTTGCTGGAAAGCGGTTTCGACGGTGACAGCTTCGCCTACGATAACGAACGCCCGCAACACAAGGTCTGGATCGAACCCCACCGTCTTGCTTCACGTTTGACTACCAATGCCGAATACCTCGCTTTCATTCAAGACGGGGGCTATCAACGCGCCGACTTATGGCTGGCGGATGGCTGGCATCACGTTAAGCAACACGGCTGGCAAGCACCCTTGTATTGGGAACAGCGTGATGGGCAGTGGTACGAATTCACCCTGCACGGTTTCGAGCCGCTTAACCTTGCCGCGCCCGTTGCCCACACCAGTTATTACGAAGCCGATGCTTTCGCTCGTTGGTCAGGCAAACGTTTGCCGCTGGAAGCCGAACTCGAACACCAATTGCGCGAATTGCCCATCACGGGGCATTTCACCGACAGCAATACCTTCCACCCGCAACCAGGCACGGGGCAACACTACGGCTCGCTGTGGGAATGGACTGCCTCGCCCTACACCGCCTACCCGCGTTTTAAGCCACTGGAAGGCAGCATGGGCGAATATAACGGTAAATTCATGTGCAACCAGTGGGTATTGCGCGGCGGGGCGTGTATAACACCACCCGACCATATTCGCCCGACATACCGAAACTTTTTTTACCCCCACGACCGCTGGCAGTTCAGCGGTATTCGTCTCGCGGAGGACGTATGA
- the egtD gene encoding L-histidine N(alpha)-methyltransferase, whose amino-acid sequence MNAICPKATKVSFHDYQPELDNFRQTVLNGLAHEHKQIPPKFFYDERGSQLFEAILEQPEYYVPHVEKQLYRDYAADMATLIGEDAVLIEPGSGSCEKVQLLLDALRPAAYVPMDISGDFLRQSAATLGAAFPWLHVHAACLDFTRELHLPQNVPAGRRVVFIPGSSLGNFDLPEAQHFLFNIAQLVGKGGGLLIGVDRKKDKAVLETAYNDAAGVTAAFNLNLLVRINNELGGTFDLETFAHYACYNAAMGRIEMHLTSLQAQQVRVSGKTFHFARGERIHTENSYKYHPEEFIALATAAGFKCEQHWTDAANLFGIYYCTV is encoded by the coding sequence ATGAACGCTATTTGCCCCAAAGCCACCAAGGTCAGCTTCCACGATTATCAGCCGGAATTGGACAATTTCCGCCAAACCGTGCTGAACGGGTTGGCGCACGAACACAAACAGATTCCGCCGAAATTTTTCTACGATGAACGCGGTTCGCAATTGTTTGAAGCGATTTTGGAACAGCCGGAATACTACGTGCCGCACGTCGAAAAGCAGCTCTACCGCGACTATGCGGCGGACATGGCGACGTTAATCGGTGAGGATGCGGTGCTGATCGAACCCGGTAGCGGCAGTTGCGAAAAGGTGCAATTGTTGCTGGATGCACTGCGACCAGCGGCGTATGTGCCAATGGATATTTCTGGCGATTTCTTGCGCCAATCGGCAGCAACCTTAGGGGCTGCATTCCCTTGGTTGCACGTTCATGCGGCGTGTTTGGATTTCACCCGCGAATTGCACTTGCCGCAAAATGTACCCGCTGGGCGGCGCGTGGTGTTCATCCCCGGCTCTAGCTTGGGCAATTTTGATTTGCCGGAAGCGCAGCATTTTCTGTTCAATATTGCGCAATTGGTCGGCAAAGGCGGCGGCTTGCTGATTGGGGTGGATCGCAAGAAAGACAAAGCAGTGCTGGAAACGGCGTATAACGATGCAGCAGGCGTGACCGCCGCGTTTAACCTCAACTTGCTGGTGCGTATTAATAACGAACTCGGCGGCACGTTTGATCTGGAAACATTTGCGCATTATGCGTGTTACAACGCGGCAATGGGGCGGATTGAGATGCACCTCACGAGCCTGCAAGCGCAGCAAGTACGGGTGTCGGGCAAAACCTTTCACTTTGCGCGAGGGGAACGGATTCATACTGAAAATTCTTACAAATACCATCCTGAGGAATTCATCGCATTGGCAACAGCGGCAGGCTTCAAATGTGAGCAACATTGGACAGATGCTGCTAATCTCTTCGGCATCTATTACTGCACCGTGTGA
- a CDS encoding type II toxin-antitoxin system Phd/YefM family antitoxin gives MQTYSIAEAKNQLPRILRDLTQVGEVHLTRYGKPIAILLSAAQYQALQRRQGLTFSDVLANVRQHMNEEVGIEDTSLFDGDRHQQHDRDFAF, from the coding sequence ATGCAAACATATTCCATCGCAGAAGCCAAAAATCAGCTTCCCCGCATTCTGCGTGATCTCACCCAAGTCGGTGAAGTCCATTTGACCCGCTACGGTAAACCCATTGCGATTTTGTTATCTGCTGCTCAATATCAAGCGTTGCAACGGCGGCAAGGGCTAACTTTCAGCGATGTGTTGGCAAACGTGCGGCAACACATGAACGAAGAAGTTGGTATTGAAGACACCAGCCTGTTTGACGGCGATCGTCATCAACAACACGACAGGGATTTTGCTTTCTGA
- a CDS encoding aminotransferase class V-fold PLP-dependent enzyme, with product MPTPESRFPALQNCLYLNHAAVAPWPQVTADAVQAFAAENARQGTLNYPHWLTVEQALREQARELLNAPAAGDIALVKNTSEGLSFVAYGLDWQAGDNVVGIRQEFPSNRYAWQSLANQGVEFRQLDLREYPDDPEAALLALCDARTRLISISAVQYTNGLRMDLAKVGAFCRANGILFCVDAIQQIGAIPFDVQQVQADFVVADGHKWMLGPEGLALFYVRREVLESLRLTQYGWHMAEGLTDYTMEDYQPALDARRFECGSPNMLGIHALHASLGVLLETGMATVWEQLSARVQYLLDGLQALPEMEILSDLRAKRRSGIVTFRSRRESNDALFKRLQTQGIFCATRGGGIRLSPHFYTPFAQLQQVLDVLSTDP from the coding sequence ATGCCGACACCTGAAAGCCGCTTCCCTGCCCTGCAAAACTGTTTGTATTTGAATCACGCAGCGGTTGCCCCCTGGCCGCAAGTCACCGCCGATGCTGTGCAAGCATTTGCCGCTGAAAATGCACGCCAAGGCACGCTCAATTACCCGCACTGGCTGACGGTGGAACAAGCCTTGCGCGAACAAGCGCGGGAATTGCTGAATGCGCCCGCAGCGGGCGATATTGCGCTAGTGAAAAACACCTCGGAAGGCTTGTCATTCGTCGCCTACGGGCTGGACTGGCAAGCGGGTGATAACGTGGTGGGAATTCGGCAGGAATTCCCGTCCAATCGCTATGCATGGCAATCGTTGGCAAACCAAGGCGTGGAATTCCGCCAATTGGATTTGCGCGAATACCCCGATGATCCCGAAGCGGCATTGCTGGCATTGTGCGATGCACGTACCCGTTTGATCAGCATTAGCGCGGTGCAATACACCAACGGCTTGCGCATGGATTTGGCAAAGGTCGGCGCATTTTGCCGCGCCAACGGCATTCTGTTTTGCGTGGACGCGATTCAACAAATTGGTGCAATCCCGTTTGATGTGCAGCAAGTGCAAGCCGATTTCGTGGTGGCAGATGGACACAAATGGATGCTAGGGCCGGAAGGCTTGGCGCTGTTTTACGTGCGCCGTGAGGTGTTGGAGTCGTTGCGCTTAACCCAATACGGCTGGCACATGGCAGAAGGTTTGACCGATTACACGATGGAAGACTACCAACCCGCACTGGATGCACGCCGTTTTGAATGCGGCAGCCCGAATATGCTGGGGATTCATGCGCTGCACGCCAGCCTTGGGGTATTGCTGGAAACCGGCATGGCAACGGTGTGGGAACAGCTTAGTGCGCGGGTGCAATATTTGCTGGATGGTTTGCAAGCCTTGCCGGAGATGGAGATTCTCAGTGATTTGCGAGCAAAACGGCGTTCGGGAATAGTCACCTTCCGTTCCCGCCGTGAAAGCAACGACGCGCTGTTTAAACGTTTGCAAACACAGGGAATTTTCTGTGCGACACGCGGTGGTGGGATTCGCCTTTCACCGCATTTCTACACACCGTTTGCGCAATTGCAGCAGGTGCTAGACGTACTCAGCACAGACCCATAG
- a CDS encoding sensor histidine kinase: MLSSSVVIGASFAYLVLLFAVAWVGDKRAAQGRSIIASPWVYALSMAVYCTAWTYFGSVGRAANAGVWFLPIYLGPMLAMVLAWIVVRKMIRIAKTYRITSIADFIGSRYGKSPLLAGLVALITLVGIVPYIALQLKAIASGYALLTTPSGAQILPAAHWWADSTLYIALVLAGFTIVFGTRHLDSTERHEGMVAAIAFESIVKLVAFLAVGVFVTYVMFNGVTDIFAQAMAQPDLAALLQFDQGKPFAYSQWFALTLLAMLSVIFLPRQFQVMVVENVDERHLKRAVWVFPLYLLLINLFVLPIALGGLLYFGNEQSNPELFVLSLPLAHGELALALFVFIGGLSAATGMVIVEAIAVSTMVCNDLVMPLLLRTARFAGRGDVTRLLLTIRRVAILGILLLGYVYFHLAGEAYALVSIGLISFAAVAQFAPAVLGGMYWKHGTRRGVLVGLLLGFGLWTYTLMLPSLAKSGWMDAGFLETGLWELAWLKPEQFLGLQGLDNLTHSLFWSLFANVSAYVLVSLSSRPSAAETSQALLFVDVFERTASTNPVFWQGRAKVSDLQALLVRFLGENKTQSLLTQYAQRVNVTHIAHIPANAALVQFVETQLTGAIGSASARVMVASVVEEEALELDDVMRILEEASQLRAYSQALERATAELRAANEQLKSLDHLKDDFMSSVTHELRTPLTSIRALSEMMLDDEEMPTEHRQQFLGIIVAETERLSRLVNQVLDMAKIEAGHAEWDNSDVDMHALVTQAVNSIASRYHEQGATLTVHGTGALPALRADADRLMQVMLNLLSNALKFIPREHGQVDVYLHDTPDGITVAVQDNGCGIAVEQQTQVFEKFRQVSGMEQTIQGTGLGLPISRQIVEHFGGRLWLESAPGEGACFSFYLPRNPSTQTVN, encoded by the coding sequence ATGTTATCAAGCTCAGTCGTTATTGGCGCATCGTTTGCGTATTTAGTGCTGCTGTTTGCGGTGGCGTGGGTTGGTGATAAACGTGCCGCGCAAGGACGTTCGATTATTGCCAGCCCGTGGGTTTACGCGCTGTCGATGGCGGTGTATTGCACGGCTTGGACGTATTTTGGCAGTGTCGGGCGTGCTGCGAATGCGGGTGTGTGGTTTTTGCCGATTTATTTGGGGCCGATGTTGGCGATGGTGCTGGCGTGGATTGTGGTGCGTAAAATGATCCGCATCGCTAAAACTTACCGAATTACCTCAATCGCGGATTTTATTGGAAGCCGTTACGGTAAAAGCCCGCTGCTGGCAGGATTGGTTGCGCTGATTACCTTGGTGGGGATCGTGCCTTACATTGCATTGCAGTTGAAGGCGATTGCCAGCGGTTACGCTTTGTTAACTACGCCTAGTGGGGCGCAAATTTTGCCAGCGGCGCATTGGTGGGCGGATAGCACCTTGTACATTGCGCTGGTGCTTGCTGGTTTTACGATTGTGTTTGGCACGCGCCATCTGGATAGCACCGAACGTCACGAAGGCATGGTGGCAGCGATTGCGTTTGAATCCATTGTGAAATTGGTGGCTTTTCTGGCAGTCGGGGTGTTTGTCACCTACGTGATGTTTAATGGTGTGACGGATATTTTTGCACAGGCAATGGCGCAGCCAGACCTTGCGGCTTTGCTGCAATTTGATCAGGGCAAGCCTTTTGCTTATTCCCAATGGTTCGCGCTCACCTTATTGGCGATGCTTTCGGTTATTTTTTTGCCGCGTCAGTTTCAGGTGATGGTGGTGGAAAACGTGGATGAGCGTCACCTCAAGCGTGCTGTTTGGGTGTTTCCGCTGTATTTATTGCTGATCAATTTATTTGTGTTGCCGATTGCATTGGGTGGGTTGCTGTATTTTGGGAATGAACAAAGCAACCCGGAGTTGTTTGTGCTGTCATTGCCGTTGGCACATGGGGAATTGGCATTGGCTCTGTTTGTGTTTATCGGTGGTTTGTCAGCGGCTACCGGCATGGTGATTGTGGAGGCCATTGCCGTTTCAACGATGGTATGCAATGACTTGGTAATGCCGTTGTTACTACGCACGGCGCGTTTTGCTGGACGGGGGGATGTCACACGCTTGCTTTTAACCATCCGGCGTGTGGCCATTTTGGGAATATTGCTGCTGGGATATGTGTATTTCCACCTCGCAGGGGAAGCTTACGCATTGGTTAGCATTGGGTTAATCAGTTTTGCGGCGGTGGCGCAATTTGCTCCGGCGGTGTTGGGCGGTATGTATTGGAAACACGGTACGCGGCGCGGCGTATTGGTGGGGTTGTTGTTAGGGTTTGGGTTGTGGACTTATACCTTGATGTTACCGTCGTTGGCAAAATCGGGATGGATGGATGCGGGCTTTCTGGAAACCGGTTTGTGGGAGCTGGCATGGCTTAAGCCGGAACAGTTTTTGGGTTTGCAGGGCTTGGATAATTTAACCCATTCGTTATTTTGGAGCTTGTTCGCCAATGTGAGTGCTTACGTGTTGGTGTCGCTGAGCAGTCGTCCGTCGGCGGCGGAAACCAGTCAGGCATTGCTGTTTGTGGATGTGTTTGAACGTACTGCATCCACGAATCCGGTGTTTTGGCAAGGTCGTGCTAAAGTCAGCGATTTACAAGCATTGCTAGTGCGCTTTTTGGGGGAAAACAAAACCCAAAGCTTGCTGACCCAGTATGCACAGCGGGTGAATGTCACACACATTGCACACATTCCGGCGAATGCTGCATTAGTCCAATTCGTGGAAACCCAGTTGACGGGGGCAATTGGTAGTGCCTCGGCGCGGGTGATGGTGGCCTCGGTGGTGGAAGAAGAAGCCCTTGAACTGGATGATGTCATGCGTATCTTGGAAGAAGCTTCGCAATTACGTGCCTATTCGCAAGCACTGGAGCGTGCTACCGCTGAATTACGTGCCGCCAATGAGCAACTCAAGAGCTTGGATCACTTGAAAGACGATTTTATGTCGTCTGTTACCCATGAATTACGCACTCCCTTGACATCTATCCGTGCATTGTCGGAAATGATGTTGGATGATGAGGAAATGCCGACGGAACACCGCCAGCAATTTTTGGGGATTATCGTAGCAGAAACCGAGCGTCTGAGCCGTTTGGTTAACCAAGTGCTCGACATGGCAAAAATTGAAGCCGGACATGCCGAATGGGATAACAGCGACGTGGATATGCACGCACTGGTAACGCAAGCCGTCAATAGCATTGCCAGCCGTTATCACGAACAGGGTGCGACTTTGACGGTACATGGCACGGGTGCATTGCCAGCGTTACGAGCAGATGCTGATCGTTTGATGCAAGTGATGTTGAATTTACTGTCAAACGCGCTGAAATTTATTCCGCGAGAACACGGACAGGTTGATGTGTACCTGCACGATACGCCCGACGGTATCACCGTGGCAGTGCAGGACAATGGCTGCGGCATTGCTGTTGAGCAACAGACACAAGTATTTGAAAAATTCCGGCAAGTCAGCGGTATGGAGCAAACCATCCAAGGCACCGGTTTAGGTTTGCCGATCAGTCGGCAGATTGTGGAACATTTTGGGGGGCGGTTATGGCTGGAATCAGCACCGGGAGAGGGTGCGTGTTTTAGCTTTTACTTGCCCCGCAACCCTAGCACGCAAACTGTAAATTAG
- a CDS encoding molybdopterin-containing oxidoreductase family protein → MTAPAHTDTLVKSTTCYECDANCLFDVTIDASGRAIKVEGLPNCPRGQLQLERQYHPDRLLYPLKRVGAKGSGEFERISWEEALDTITAALQKTKAQYGAPAVGFFAGYTKEARPQLQRLAHAFGSPNYLTESGCCFSATMVAEKLTYGYKLKTTSTVESPKTQCVLVWSTNASGSIPPFENHHLANRKKGRKMIVVDPRRTETAELADIHLQIRPGTDGALALGFHHLIFANGWQDQAFLDEWANGLDAFRDYIQEFPPERVAAICGISEADLRAAVEMFATTKPAQIAMSPTSTVQHSNGFQNHRAMILLSAVTGNIDREGGNRFFNDKVLPKPIELFDVCKNELPPRIGDEVFPIWTKYWPAAQSMLMPDCILEGKPQPLKALLAMGINTAMWANSKRMERALGELEFFAVSDFFHNPATLQADIVLPAATSLERTALIAYPGCAYQGEVKYRHQALPPRGEAKPDGQIFLELGVKLGMAEQFWHGNLAASWEEMGEGLPPDIRKEAWENPAGVTVYSPVIEELVEMGFLDADRQWRINGFRTATGKIEFDSVELKAHGYDGLPTYREPAESPLSTPELLVDYPLVLTSGGRQKFFTHSQQHNIPAMLAHDPYPRVQIHPDDAAARGIADGDSVEIRSRRGAVTFRAAVTDIMKPGVVHCFHGWNEANINELTDDTQLDPISGFPPFKSLLCEVSRL, encoded by the coding sequence ATGACAGCCCCAGCCCATACCGACACCCTGGTCAAAAGCACCACCTGTTACGAATGCGATGCCAATTGCCTGTTTGATGTCACCATTGACGCCAGCGGTCGCGCTATTAAGGTGGAAGGCTTGCCGAATTGCCCACGCGGACAATTGCAGCTCGAACGCCAATACCACCCTGACCGCCTGCTCTACCCGCTCAAGCGCGTCGGTGCCAAAGGCTCTGGCGAATTCGAGCGCATCAGTTGGGAAGAAGCCCTCGACACCATCACCGCCGCACTGCAAAAAACCAAGGCACAATACGGCGCACCCGCCGTGGGCTTTTTCGCCGGATACACCAAAGAAGCTCGCCCGCAACTGCAACGCCTCGCCCACGCTTTCGGCAGCCCGAATTACCTCACCGAATCCGGCTGCTGCTTCTCGGCAACGATGGTCGCGGAAAAACTCACCTACGGCTACAAGCTCAAAACCACCTCCACCGTCGAATCACCGAAAACCCAATGCGTGTTGGTGTGGTCAACCAACGCCTCCGGCTCGATTCCACCGTTTGAAAACCACCACCTTGCCAACCGCAAAAAAGGGCGCAAGATGATCGTGGTTGACCCGCGCCGCACCGAAACCGCAGAACTGGCGGATATTCACCTACAAATCCGCCCAGGTACGGATGGCGCACTCGCCCTCGGTTTCCACCACCTGATTTTCGCGAATGGCTGGCAAGATCAAGCGTTTCTGGACGAATGGGCAAACGGACTGGACGCTTTCCGCGACTACATCCAAGAATTCCCACCAGAACGGGTTGCAGCGATTTGCGGCATTAGCGAAGCCGATTTACGCGCAGCAGTGGAAATGTTTGCCACCACCAAGCCCGCGCAAATCGCCATGTCGCCTACCTCCACCGTGCAACACAGCAACGGCTTCCAGAATCACCGCGCGATGATTTTGCTCTCCGCCGTCACGGGCAATATCGACCGCGAAGGCGGCAATCGCTTCTTCAACGACAAAGTATTGCCCAAGCCGATTGAGCTATTCGACGTGTGCAAAAACGAATTGCCCCCGCGCATTGGCGATGAAGTCTTCCCGATTTGGACAAAATATTGGCCTGCTGCGCAAAGCATGTTAATGCCCGATTGCATCCTCGAAGGCAAGCCGCAACCGCTCAAAGCACTGCTGGCGATGGGCATTAATACCGCGATGTGGGCAAATTCCAAACGCATGGAACGCGCCTTGGGCGAACTGGAATTTTTTGCCGTCTCCGATTTTTTCCACAACCCCGCCACCTTGCAAGCCGACATCGTATTGCCAGCGGCAACCAGTTTGGAACGCACCGCGCTAATCGCCTACCCCGGCTGCGCGTATCAGGGCGAAGTGAAATACCGCCACCAAGCCCTGCCCCCACGCGGCGAAGCCAAACCTGACGGGCAAATTTTCCTCGAACTGGGTGTCAAACTCGGCATGGCGGAACAGTTTTGGCACGGCAATCTCGCCGCGTCGTGGGAAGAAATGGGCGAAGGTTTACCCCCCGACATCCGCAAAGAGGCGTGGGAAAACCCCGCTGGCGTAACCGTTTACAGCCCCGTGATCGAAGAATTGGTGGAAATGGGCTTTTTGGATGCGGATCGGCAATGGCGCATCAACGGCTTCCGCACTGCCACCGGCAAGATCGAATTCGATTCGGTGGAACTGAAAGCGCACGGCTACGACGGCTTGCCGACTTACCGCGAACCGGCAGAAAGCCCGTTGTCTACGCCCGAATTGCTGGTAGATTATCCGCTGGTGCTAACGTCGGGTGGGCGGCAGAAGTTTTTCACGCACTCGCAACAACACAATATTCCCGCGATGCTGGCGCATGACCCGTATCCACGGGTGCAAATTCACCCCGATGATGCAGCAGCGCGGGGAATTGCAGACGGTGATTCAGTCGAAATCCGTTCACGACGCGGCGCGGTGACGTTTCGGGCAGCAGTGACGGATATTATGAAGCCGGGTGTAGTGCATTGTTTTCACGGGTGGAATGAGGCGAATATCAATGAGTTGACCGACGATACCCAGCTTGACCCGATCAGTGGGTTTCCGCCGTTTAAGTCGTTGTTGTGTGAAGTGTCACGTCTTTAA
- a CDS encoding type II toxin-antitoxin system VapC family toxin — MLRYLLDTNILSEACKPTPNANVIAKLAEHRDIMGLAAQTLYELQRGVNLLPDGHRRTHISNYVEGTRATLPVLPYDEAAACWQATEIVRLKNIGIIPSFVDMQIAAVAVVNGLVLVTRNVQDFQHFEGLRLENWF, encoded by the coding sequence ATGTTACGCTACTTGCTCGATACCAATATTTTATCGGAAGCCTGTAAACCTACCCCGAATGCCAACGTCATTGCCAAGCTCGCCGAACACCGTGACATTATGGGGTTAGCCGCACAAACCTTATACGAATTGCAACGTGGGGTGAATTTGCTCCCTGATGGGCATAGGCGCACCCATATCAGCAATTACGTGGAAGGCACACGTGCCACATTGCCTGTACTACCTTATGACGAAGCAGCGGCTTGTTGGCAAGCGACAGAAATTGTGCGGCTCAAAAATATCGGCATAATCCCCAGTTTTGTGGATATGCAGATTGCAGCGGTGGCAGTGGTCAATGGCTTGGTACTCGTGACGCGCAATGTACAGGATTTTCAGCATTTCGAGGGACTGCGGCTCGAAAACTGGTTTTGA